In Streptomyces sp. NBC_01439, the following are encoded in one genomic region:
- a CDS encoding L-threonylcarbamoyladenylate synthase translates to MAKYFDVHPENPQRRTIDNVVDMIRGGKLVAYPTDSCFALGCQLGNRDGISRIRSIRNLDDRHHFTLVCQNFAQLGRFVQIDNDVFRAIKAATPGSYTFILPATSEVPRQLLHPKKKTVGVRIPDHVVTQALLAELGEPLLSSTLLLPDEAEPMTQGWEIKERLDHEVDAVLDSGDCGTEPTTVIDFSGGEVEIVRRGAGDTTRFE, encoded by the coding sequence ATGGCGAAATACTTCGACGTACACCCCGAGAATCCCCAGCGACGCACCATCGACAACGTGGTCGACATGATCCGCGGCGGGAAGCTCGTCGCATACCCGACCGACTCCTGCTTCGCGCTGGGCTGCCAGCTCGGCAACCGCGACGGCATCAGCCGGATCCGGTCGATCCGGAACCTGGACGACCGTCACCACTTCACCCTCGTGTGCCAGAACTTCGCGCAGCTGGGCCGGTTCGTGCAGATCGACAACGACGTGTTCCGCGCCATCAAGGCGGCGACTCCCGGCAGTTACACCTTCATCCTCCCCGCGACCTCGGAGGTGCCGCGCCAGCTGCTGCACCCGAAGAAGAAGACGGTCGGGGTCCGGATCCCCGACCACGTCGTCACGCAGGCCCTGCTCGCCGAACTCGGCGAGCCGCTGCTCTCCAGCACCCTGCTGCTGCCCGACGAGGCCGAGCCGATGACCCAGGGTTGGGAGATCAAGGAGCGGCTCGACCACGAGGTGGACGCCGTACTGGACTCGGGTGACTGCGGCACCGAGCCGACCACCGTGATCGACTTCTCCGGTGGTGAGGTCGAGATCGTGCGCCGGGGCGCGGGCGACACCACCCGGTTCGAGTAG
- a CDS encoding bifunctional serine/threonine-protein kinase/ABC transporter substrate-binding protein encodes MRPLTPADPAAIGGNRLLGRLGSGGMGTVYLARSAAGTLVAVKVIRADHAANPDFRARFRREVEAAGQLTGRWVVPVVAADPQAREPWLATPYVPGPSLAEAVGGYGPLPVRAVRTLGARLAEALAQVHAAGLVHRDVKPGNILLAPDGPRLIDFGIARAEGAVTLTAVDAVLGTPGYLAPEQARTDGAVAGAPSDVFSLGCVLAYAATGHGPFGGGHAAAVVYRTVHDEPDLSGLPTELLDTVLACLAKDPAARPTPDELDAVLGADLPGPDGEDWLPPPLPRLIAERSTRALDMPAPEPTRIDAPEAAVRGLTRRRLLGAGAGLAVIGAPVAWFTTRGRARGRTPPPARALATHTLALQADLTGPGKETGQAHERGMKLAVERHNSRSDAPFRLALRIADDGGDATRATQVVKELAADPAVVALTGPTWDAPVPELAVACGAADLALLLVSADSPETALTRETWRTVVATRPAGDQLALPVIDYLSRIRLVHRTGLVEDVEGSEPVFPVIQYLQQTPPSQGTLSVHRIPAGSSDFAGAARALTEAGAEAVVYAGTSPQRAARMARALTEGGFQGRRMGLQHAMEPAFLTEAGPAADGWVFAALFTDPLAVPAAAEFVAAHRAAYGQPPARWATEAYDAVGLLAETLTGLGVEGRDRAGVTRRIFRTAHGGLAKRLSFDSNSHVLTRGGTGHLYQVESGTYRYLGIYSDLRPGAGR; translated from the coding sequence ATGCGCCCGCTCACCCCCGCCGATCCGGCCGCGATCGGCGGCAACCGGCTGCTGGGACGCCTCGGTTCGGGCGGCATGGGCACCGTGTACCTCGCCCGCTCCGCCGCTGGAACCCTGGTTGCCGTCAAGGTCATCCGCGCCGACCACGCCGCGAACCCGGACTTCCGCGCCCGGTTCCGGCGCGAGGTGGAGGCCGCCGGGCAGCTGACCGGGCGCTGGGTGGTCCCGGTCGTCGCCGCCGACCCGCAGGCGCGCGAGCCCTGGCTGGCCACCCCCTACGTCCCCGGTCCCTCTCTGGCCGAGGCCGTGGGCGGGTACGGTCCGCTGCCCGTCCGGGCCGTGCGCACCCTGGGCGCGCGGCTCGCCGAGGCACTCGCGCAGGTGCACGCCGCCGGACTCGTCCACCGCGACGTCAAACCGGGCAACATCCTGCTCGCCCCGGACGGGCCCCGGCTGATCGACTTCGGGATCGCGCGCGCCGAGGGCGCGGTCACGCTGACCGCCGTGGACGCGGTCCTCGGCACCCCGGGATACCTGGCACCGGAGCAGGCCCGCACGGACGGCGCCGTAGCGGGCGCCCCGAGCGACGTGTTCTCCCTCGGCTGCGTCCTGGCGTACGCGGCGACCGGGCACGGTCCCTTCGGCGGCGGACACGCGGCCGCGGTGGTCTACCGTACGGTGCACGACGAGCCCGATCTCTCCGGACTGCCAACGGAGTTGCTCGACACGGTGCTGGCCTGCCTGGCGAAGGACCCGGCGGCCCGGCCGACCCCGGACGAGCTGGACGCCGTACTCGGAGCGGACCTCCCCGGCCCGGACGGCGAGGACTGGCTGCCGCCCCCGCTGCCCCGCCTGATCGCCGAACGCTCCACCAGGGCCCTGGACATGCCCGCCCCGGAACCGACACGGATCGATGCGCCGGAGGCGGCCGTCCGGGGCCTCACGCGCAGACGGTTGCTCGGCGCCGGCGCGGGTCTGGCCGTCATCGGCGCGCCGGTCGCCTGGTTCACCACCCGCGGCCGGGCCCGCGGCAGAACACCACCGCCCGCCCGCGCGCTCGCCACCCACACCCTCGCCCTCCAGGCCGACCTGACCGGGCCCGGCAAGGAGACCGGCCAGGCCCACGAGCGCGGCATGAAGCTCGCCGTGGAGCGGCACAACAGCCGGTCGGACGCCCCGTTCCGGCTGGCCCTGCGCATCGCCGACGACGGCGGGGACGCCACCCGCGCCACGCAAGTGGTCAAGGAGCTCGCCGCCGACCCCGCAGTGGTCGCGCTCACCGGACCCACCTGGGACGCCCCCGTGCCCGAACTGGCCGTCGCCTGCGGCGCGGCCGATCTCGCCCTGCTGCTGGTATCCGCAGACAGCCCCGAGACCGCCCTCACCCGGGAGACATGGCGCACGGTGGTGGCCACCCGCCCGGCCGGCGACCAGCTCGCCCTCCCGGTGATCGACTACCTCAGCCGGATCCGGCTCGTCCACCGTACGGGCCTGGTCGAGGACGTGGAGGGTAGCGAGCCCGTCTTCCCGGTCATCCAGTACCTGCAACAGACACCGCCGTCGCAGGGCACGCTCAGCGTCCACCGGATCCCGGCGGGCAGCTCCGACTTCGCCGGCGCCGCACGCGCGCTGACCGAGGCCGGGGCCGAGGCCGTCGTCTACGCCGGCACCTCACCGCAGCGCGCGGCCCGGATGGCCCGTGCCCTGACCGAGGGCGGGTTCCAGGGCCGGCGGATGGGCCTCCAGCACGCCATGGAACCGGCCTTCCTGACGGAGGCCGGTCCGGCCGCCGACGGCTGGGTGTTCGCCGCCCTGTTCACCGACCCGCTCGCCGTCCCCGCCGCCGCCGAGTTCGTCGCCGCCCACCGTGCCGCGTACGGGCAACCGCCCGCCCGCTGGGCCACCGAGGCGTACGACGCCGTGGGACTGCTCGCCGAGACCCTGACCGGCCTGGGGGTAGAGGGGCGGGACCGGGCGGGCGTGACCCGCCGGATCTTCCGGACGGCCCACGGAGGCCTGGCCAAGCGACTGTCCTTCGACTCCAACTCGCACGTGCTGACCAGAGGCGGTACCGGCCACCTCTACCAGGTCGAATCCGGCACGTACCGGTACTTGGGGATCTACTCGGACCTGCGCCCCGGGGCCGGGCGGTGA